The following is a genomic window from Carassius auratus strain Wakin chromosome 15, ASM336829v1, whole genome shotgun sequence.
GCCTTTCCCCATGTCTATACCagtccatttcaaataaatgatacatttgacTAATCCTTTTGCATACGcataacaaacaaacagcaaGCATAAATAATTGGGGTACCAGCAAAAGGACCTTTTTAGCCCATAAGCTCACATAattgttcatatttaaaaacGAGAGCTGACATTTGTTAACACCAATCTATGCACAATAACTAGATTCATTTTATATCATTTGTTTCTCTATAATACCACTTTGCATGCTTTTTCAGATGCTTACCAAAAATGTTTGTTGCTGATGAAAGGTGACTgactttttaaatatgcaaatgtcctcatatacCCAGCTAATATAAACACGCCCTATATTCGTCATGGGTTTTAGGCGTTTATGTTTAATAGGAAGTTATTAATGAAcatattgtttaataaataaataaacaaaaagaatagatagatagatattttatatttttctgtaacttatatagcgccaccaagagtccaacttattattcatttttattcactGAGACGATacgcctttttttttaaatgtaacttcatattatttacagtaagcagattgtatattttaatacttcaattaatattaataatgctatTAATAACATAAACAAATATTTGGGGATCCTTTGACGCCCTAATGGCTTAAGAGTAAACTATTAAAACTTAATCATTTGCATAGGAATAAAGAGTCAACTGTTAAAAAGTGTGAAATGATCGTGAGCACAAAATATGGATCTGAAGACATAAACCCATAATTTACTGGACATGAAATTTACCCCGGAAATAAAGTTTCGATATATTTGAAAAGTGCAGCTTTTCTCGGTCCTAAATCAGTAGCCGTAAGAAAAAGTTAAAGTATGCTTTCATTTATGATCAAACCGATACAATTTAGTTAAAAACaatatgtattaattttatacattaaatatatatatatataaaaaaacaacgcTTAAAGTGGTCTATACTCACGATATGACAATCCATGACGCGCAATTACAGACGCTTATTAACGTGATCTCGTCTTGTGCAGGTGCAACAGAGAGTAAACCTCCTCACAGGGCAAACCGCTTTGGACGAATACGCCTCTTCTCCAACTATCCTTATAATTCAGAGTCTTAGggtgggaggagagagagagagagagagagagagagagagagagagagagagaacgcgcGACTCGCGAGCATCATCACTGACACTGTCACTCAGCTCTTTGCTCGTtgcaaatatttagtttaatGCTGACGTTTACACCGCCATTATTCTCATTTTCCCGACACCTGTTACCACTAGGACCCGAGATACTTGATTTTCAGTGGAGAGAATGATAAAGAGACATACCATGGTCCAACCCAATTATATAACATAACTTTAAATAGTCACTGGCCAAAATATTCCTGAGGGCTATCATCATAAGCTACGAAAATACTAGAAGCAGCTCCCCACATCTCAGTCAGTCCCACACAGTCCGTGCCTCCTCCACCCTGTGGCAATCTACTGTAGAGtaagacaaacagacagtgaaTCCATTGCCCTTTATTTCTCTGGAACACTGCTGCATCTCCTGCCTCCTACCCTACCAAGATTAAAGAGAGAAGATGCAGCTCTTTTCTTGGCATCTGCTGGAGCTGTAAAGCTGGGAGCTAATGAAGTCGGCTCACAAAGCTCGAAGTGTTAAAACACTGAGTTTCCAAGAAGAAGATGAGGTGACTTTACAGTCGTGCCAAAGATTGATGATAACATGAATATTGTTCCTGAAAATAGCACTTACACGATTCCCTTGCTCCTCCTACAGCGTATAAAGTCATTGGACAAGAGTTGATATAGGTCAGGTTAGATGACCTACATTGGAGCGAGAAGAAGAGTGCTTTGctttagtgtgtgtgtctctaattAACCCCTACAGAAATCGAAACACTCCACTTTGGACGAGGAATTGAAAAGCGAAACAGCTAATAGGGTACATATTCTGTTTCTTTGGAAATATCACAGAACTCCAAAATCTAGATCAGTTTCTCCCTCAGATAAATGGTCGGTAAAATGTTTCCATGGAAACACCACCAAATCGGTGTCATTCGAACCccttttaaaaaaagcatatgGATTATCTTCTGACCTCTTGGTTTAAAAGATCTAAACCTTTCTGAATATCTCTTTATGAAATGTTGCAATCATTTGTTTGGGTCTATGCATAGTGTTTAAATGACATAGGATGTATGTATAGTTTGAGCTTTTTTTGAACCTCTCGCAGTCTTGCTCTCACCAGCTGGACTATTTCAGGACATCTTCAATCACTGTTCTCCAGAGAGACACAGAACCACACTGTTGAGtccttgattttattttttacttactaACTTGGGACAATGAAAGGAATATTCTGCAGATGAGGATGAGGTAGGGCTGTttgattatggcaaaaatcataatcacaattattttgctCAATATTGgcatcataattatttaatatgattaCTCACAGATTTTTGGAATTTATTGATTTTTTGGCTTTCTTATCCTTGAACATCAATTACAATACATgggaaacaaaataaatgtacaacttataaaactaaaataataaaagaaaaaaagaatataacatgtaacatttatatttcaaaacttattttatacaaatacCACATTTTTGTTTACCAAATCAAAAGAGGTGgtgaaaaaaagacaagaaagtaACAAAAATCGCTTACCTTATGTTCCATGCTGTCAGGATTTTCCTGGTTCTCTCTTTCAAGTGTTGATTCCTGCCATTTATCCCTTTGCTCCTCCAACTGATCCTCTTGATCTCCTTCATTCTCTGTTTTTTCAGTCTGTTCTTGTGACTCTGTCAGATGTTCTTCACTGATAACCTCTGTTTCTCCTTCTAAAGGCCTGAGAtcagcttcttcttcttcaaaaggCAAGATATCTTCCACTGGTTCAGTATCATGGCTTAAATCCTTCTCCTCATCTTCAGTTTTTACCATATTTTGCTGAGGCATGTTTGAAATGTCCAGATCCATCTCTTCAGCATCACTGTCAAGATCACTCCCTTCATTTACGTTCTCTGTGTTTAGATCCTTCTCAGAAGCATCCACTGCATCAGTATTTAAAATCTCGTTGCTTATCATGTCCTCTGTGACTTCAGTTTCACTGTCGTTAACTAGCTTTGGGGTTTCCTTCTTCATTGCATCCATCATTTTAGAGGCGTTTTTTTCATCAGTGCTGTTCTCAGCTTCATACTCACCTGTATGAGTAGAACAGTGATGGTGCACTTCATCTAGAACATCTATGACTTCGCTATATGTCTCATCACTGTAGTCAATGTATGTGTCTTTCATTTCAATCAATGATCTGCTATTGATATCAGATGTGGAATCGGCTGCATCTTCTACAAAGTCATTGGTGCTGCTGTAGACATGATTAGTCTCTTCCTGGTTTTCATTGTCTGGTAAATCATCCTTTACTTCAGTATGTTCCTCTGATTCCGGTTCTACTTCAACTGCGTTTTCAGTAGTACTTTCAGTTGATTCCTCCACATAAATCTGCTCAGTGCTCTTCTCTTCTGGATCAATGTCTTCTAATAAATTATCAGCCATTTCTAAAATTCCCTGTTCAGCATCTTCAGTAtggccatcatcatcatcatcatcgtcatcatcatcatcatcagacatTTCATTTGCCTGCTTGCCTACATCCTGTTCAATATGTGAAGGAGTTTCAACAAAAGATTCATCTTGTGCTTCAAACTCTCCTTCTTTCAATTTTAGGCTTTCAGATGGGTGGTTTATCTCTTCAGCACATACATCCACATTTGCGAGACCACCAAAGGAAGGCAAAGGTGTAGGCTCAAGTTCTGATCTGCAGATATCAATATCTACAGCTTCTTTTGCAACCTCCTCATCCTTCAGTACCTCTGATGTTTGCTCTGGAGTCCTGCTGGGGTCTTTTAGCTCTTGAGCACATATATCAACATCTGCTGTTCCCACATAGGGAATATCCACATCGGGTCCACGTTCCGTCTCACCGGATTCCTCATCGAGCTTCTTATCTAACTCATATTTTTGCTTCACTTCAGTGTCCTCAGAAATATTAGTGTTGGGGTCTTTTAATTGAGAGCTTAGGGTTTCATTGTCTCCAAAAGTTTCAGAACGGCCAGCGTTGTTTCTGAAAATTGACATGTAAGAAGGCATGGGTAATTTTATATATGCAACAGTGATTGATAATGTGGGTAAATAAAAGCACAAACAACTATAACAGGAGTAATAAATGAATCCTAATGTACAACCCAGATTGATATCTGTGCTCTGACACTACAATCAATCCTCTGAAAGCCACCCACCAAGGTTCGCCCTGCTATAAAACTGCAGCGCTGCTTGAACGTACAACCAGAATCAAGAAAATCATATCAAAACTGCAGGCAATCCTATGagtcattttcagttttattgtctaaattttaatctaaaatctCACACTGCTTCACTTCAGGCTTGGCTGTTTCTCTCATCTGGAAAACTGTTAGGGGGAGTGAAAAAGTAAAATCACACTTCCTCATCCACAGaccttgtatttatttttggtgaaatgtAGTTTCCTTGTATTGCTGTGCCCTGTTTTGAGAAGAACAAACACCACGTTAGAAGGAACTAGTATAATCTTAAGGTTCAAAAAGTGTGGTctcatttttaatcagttttttttttataccttaaATGAGTGATTATTGTAGAACCTGTCTTCCAACTTTGCACCCCACTCTGCTGGGTCTaggccactttctgaaacaaaacATGCATTCGTTTGTACATTCATTATTTTCAAGCAATGCATCGACAATATATTTGATCTAATAATAATTCTAGCCCTTGCAAACAAAATCGGTTTGGCTTTGGCTTGGACAAAGGCATACTGTATAAGCATACTGTATAATGGCTAACTCATATAAgagtaatttaatatataataaaaatactaaagtgcccctattatagATTATGAAAGATTGATGTTTATATTTAAAGCATCTCATTTACCCTCTCTGGCTTTAAGAAGGTTTGAGAAGTAGATAGAAGCAAAGGTAGGGATGTCCTCAGGCTGATCTCTCAACACTTCTTTAGCGAGACCCTCCAATAAATTCCCAAAGCCTCTCGGGATGCGCAGGTTTGTGTTGGAGAAGGGAACAGACATCTTATACAGCTCTCAGGTCTGAGCTTAATTAGGGGAAAGACGTGTTCATTAAAGGTAAATGGTGTTGTAGACTAATGTTTTCCACATAattagaaaaaaacatatattaaatgcaatgatTAACTCATTAAGATGTTTAGCTTTACTGCATGATATTCACATATAGTGACACTGACAATACATAATATGTTGTGCTAAAAATCAACTAAATGAAAGACAAACTCGTTTTTTTCCTCTGTAAAATGAAAGATGTATAGGAACACTTGTGCTATCAAGCTTTGTTTCTTGCTTTGTTATCGGGagtcaatatatttttaatcatttagccAGGTGTACTGGTGTGATGTTTCTTACCGTTCAAAGCGAGTCGAATGTTGTCAACCGTTGCTATGCAACCGACACATGGTTCCTACTACCGATAGCGGAGAGGGTCAAAACGTTACGACTTGTCATGTTCAAAAGGCAAAACGTCAGTAGGATACCCCaaaatgttgtgtatttacaCATGCAATATAAAATGATATGTATTTTTGCTATAACGTTTTCTGCACTGTAGCCGGTCTCTCAGGGAAGGTAATATTTTCAGTATTGACGCACACGATCGAtatcaagtaaatatttaaagtgGTAGCATAGCTACATTAACTCTACAGAATAGCCTTATTAGAATAGCTGCTCCCAAAGTCACTAGACATTAACTTAAGAGagtttatctattttatttattttatatatatatatatatatatatatatatatatatatatatatatatatatatatatatatatatatatatatatattcatatttgcaTAATTACAAACAAATGACGCCATAACTGCATGGTattaaaaatatgtcattatAGCTAGACTCATATTGACTCAGGTTTTACGAGCTATTGCTCTGTCTGTACACTGATAAATCCCTGACGATCGAGATTACCGtgaactttatattttattttataatatttcttaaattatCTCGTGTTTTCTGTCAGTTCTATGTAATTCGGCGATGCTCGCGTCGCGAATCGAGAGTCAATCGGTCAAACGATTCACGATCCAGTTCGAATCATTCTAAAAATTATCAGGCATTGAGACGTTGAGCGCTGTTTAAAACAGTAGTAATGGGATATAGGCTAATactaaataacaaataacaaaaaggTATCaaaattttttcttaatttaaaccAAGCCCGCAAATGCAATCCTGTCGCATGTCAATGATACTGTTCAACACCTTCGTATGCAGCCGATACTGCAGGTAAAGacagttttgttaaaaaaataacaatatacagaAATATAGGTGAAAATGGTAAATATGATAATGTTTTTGACCATACAAATAACCACCTTTCAGAGTCCAAAGCTCGCTAAATGTGTGAAGTGTAAAACAAATTGCAAgcatcaatttctaaccttttaTTAGTACTACAGCAGGCAAGGTATATTGGGGTTTGGGACATGTTCCCCCttaaattgacaaaaataaaaataatttagaggGGTCTGAACTGGTGTTTGAGGTTATTTTTACCActggataaaagaaaaaaaaaaacacaattgtaaaACTGGACTTCAGACACAAATTatgtaaaccattattttaagGCATATAGACCTTCCTGTTCAAAAACAGCAAATCAGctgacacagtaaaaaaaaaaaatgtatgagctGCAAAgcaaatataatgcagtaattatTTCATTCAAGActataaaagaaacaaacatacaAGTCCACACATGctttaaaagttttatattttttaattgcagaCATCTattcacatttttcacattttgccTTCTGTTTTTTTGTATCAGATACGGCAGTTTTTGAAGTAACTAACTAAGAGCCTCACAGGAGTAAGTAATTACAGCATATTCAGACGTTGTGCTTAATTTCCTAGTGACCTCTTTAGAGTGGATGTGCAGTCTGTCAGCTGAAGCGTGCAGTAGTCCTGCTCTGGCCTCGTCCCTCCATCTCTGCAAAACACAATTCACACGGTCACACATCTGGTTCCATGATACCAAACAACCctgtaaaaattacttaaattattgtatatatttataatattaaaataatattaattctcACTGGTCTTAGTTTTTTTGAAGTCTGGTTAAACGTGTCAGATAGATCCGGATTGCTGGATCCTGTCACAGAGATCACAATGTCAGCATAAGGGACTTCATGATCGCTCTGACTGTCTgggattaaatgtaaaaaagaaaatgttttgtgaatcaaTTAACGATTGAATACCATTCAGATGACCGTATTCAGATAAACTTGTGCTCAAAAAATTTTGGGTtggttttttcattttaataaaagaagTCTTTAATTCTCATGAAGGCtgcattttttattcaaaatatattaaaacagtaatattgtgaaatattgcaatttaaaatcttttgtattttattatattttaaaatataatttattcctgttatggcaaagctgataATCCTTTTCAGCACCATAATcctgtctttagtgtcacatgatccttcagatatcattctaatatactgatttgttgctcaagaaacatttcttgttatcaatgttgaaaagagttgtgctatatttgtatataaactaTTATACATCTTTTCAGGATTCTGTAATGCCTAGATCAATTAAAATGAACAGCATGTATTTGGAATATAAATCTTGTGCAACTTTGATGTTaaagttgtgttacttttgatGATTTTAATAGATTCTTTATtggacaaaattatttttttattttatatttatttatttcaaattttactGAATGGTAAAACTTTGAATGGTATGTGtatctcagtttccacaaaaatatttagccgCAAAAAgagttttttaacagttttttaagcagcaaatcatcaaattagaatgatttcgaaggatcatgtgacattaaacactggagtaatgaattcatgaattcatttcagttgccatcacaggaataaattacattttaaaatatattaaaggagAAAAGGTGCATGTAATAGTTCAtctaatattatttcagttttaaaagtaatgtattaatatttcacaaaattaaatgcttcctgtatttttaatcaaataaatgcagccttggtgagcataaggacGTCTTTCAAAAACCCAAAACcttttattccaaacttttgacaattagtgtatatacatatattattgcattttagtcaaataaaatatcaattgaGAAAGACCTTGAGCGATTGGCCTTATCACCACTGCACTTCTGGATGTAACCCTACAAACACTGCTAATGATAGTGATTTGATACGTTTTGGTGTTTTATCATGtttaattttatacataaaattGTGCATTACCTTTTGCTAACAGAGTCCATGATCTTACATCCTTTTCTGTACCACAAATACACCAGATGGGCCACCAGGATAACTACTGCAGACACTGCAAATGCTGCAAAGATCTTGGCCCAGGCGAATCCATCTGTATGGCAAAATGCTGACTTGATGGACTGTGTTGTATG
Proteins encoded in this region:
- the LOC113115090 gene encoding protein starmaker isoform X5 — translated: MSVPFSNTNLRIPRGFGNLLEGLAKEVLRDQPEDIPTFASIYFSNLLKAREESGLDPAEWGAKLEDRFYNNHSFKGTAIQGNYISPKINTRNNAGRSETFGDNETLSSQLKDPNTNISEDTEVKQKYELDKKLDEESGETERGPDVDIPYVGTADVDICAQELKDPSRTPEQTSEVLKDEEVAKEAVDIDICRSELEPTPLPSFGGLANVDVCAEEINHPSESLKLKEGEFEAQDESFVETPSHIEQDVGKQANEMSDDDDDDDDDDDDGHTEDAEQGILEMADNLLEDIDPEEKSTEQIYVEESTESTTENAVEVEPESEEHTEVKDDLPDNENQEETNHVYSSTNDFVEDAADSTSDINSRSLIEMKDTYIDYSDETYSEVIDVLDEVHHHCSTHTGEYEAENSTDEKNASKMMDAMKKETPKLVNDSETEVTEDMISNEILNTDAVDASEKDLNTENVNEGSDLDSDAEEMDLDISNMPQQNMVKTEDEEKDLSHDTEPVEDILPFEEEEADLRPLEGETEVISEEHLTESQEQTEKTENEGDQEDQLEEQRDKWQESTLERENQENPDSMEHKVI
- the LOC113115090 gene encoding dentin matrix acidic phosphoprotein 1 isoform X2 → MSVPFSNTNLRIPRGFGNLLEGLAKEVLRDQPEDIPTFASIYFSNLLKAREESGLDPAEWGAKLEDRFYNNHSFKGTAIQGNYISPKINTRNNAGRSETFGDNETLSSQLKDPNTNISEDTEVKQKYELDKKLDEESGETERGPDVDIPYVGTADVDICAQELKDPSRTPEQTSEVLKDEEVAKEAVDIDICRSELEPTPLPSFGGLANVDVCAEEINHPSESLKLKEGEFEAQDESFVETPSHIEQDVGKQANEMSDDDDDDDDDDDDGHTEDAEQGILEMADNLLEDIDPEEKSTEQIYVEESTESTTENAVEVEPESEEHTEVKDDLPDNENQEETNHVYSSTNDFVEDAADSTSDINSRSLIEMKDTYIDYSDETYSEVIDVLDEVHHHCSTHTGEYEAENSTDEKNASKMMDAMKKETPKLVNDSETEVTEDMISNEILNTDAVDASEKDLNTENVNEGSDLDSDAEEMDLDISNMPQQNMVKTEDEEKDLSHDTEPVEDILPFEEEEADLRPLEGETEVISEEHLTESQEQTEKTENEGDQEDQLEEQRDKWQESTLERENQENPDSMEHKEECNQPQEEEDIMDIPLDDPEANKAAAKIQAGFRGHMTRKKMKPGEKPNEEVSSSGEGLNGSQGDSGGTDGVETDATSGPEQ
- the LOC113115090 gene encoding coiled-coil domain-containing protein 1 isoform X3, which gives rise to MSVPFSNTNLRIPRGFGNLLEGLAKEVLRDQPEDIPTFASIYFSNLLKAREESGLDPAEWGAKLEDRFYNNHSFKGTAIQGNYISPKINTRNNAGRSETFGDNETLSSQLKDPNTNISEDTEVKQKYELDKKLDEESGETERGPDVDIPYVGTADVDICAQELKDPSRTPEQTSEVLKDEEVAKEAVDIDICRSELEPTPLPSFGGLANVDVCAEEINHPSESLKLKEGEFEAQDESFVETPSHIEQDVGKQANEMSDDDDDDDDDDDDGHTEDAEQGILEMADNLLEDIDPEEKSTEQIYVEESTESTTENAVEVEPESEEHTEVKDDLPDNENQEETNHVYSSTNDFVEDAADSTSDINSRSLIEMKDTYIDYSDETYSEVIDVLDEVHHHCSTHTGEYEAENSTDEKNASKMMDAMKKETPKLVNDSETEVTEDMISNEILNTDAVDASEKDLNTENVNEGSDLDSDAEEMDLDISNMPQQNMVKTEDEEKDLSHDTEPVEDILPFEEEEADLRPLEGETEVISEEHLTESQEQTEKTENEGDQEDQLEEQRDKWQESTLERENQENPDSMEHKEECNQPQEEEDIMDIPLDDPEANKAAAKIQAGFRGHMTRKKMKPGEKPNEEQGEQTE
- the LOC113115090 gene encoding protein PFC0760c isoform X1, which encodes MSVPFSNTNLRIPRGFGNLLEGLAKEVLRDQPEDIPTFASIYFSNLLKAREESGLDPAEWGAKLEDRFYNNHSFKGTAIQGNYISPKINTRNNAGRSETFGDNETLSSQLKDPNTNISEDTEVKQKYELDKKLDEESGETERGPDVDIPYVGTADVDICAQELKDPSRTPEQTSEVLKDEEVAKEAVDIDICRSELEPTPLPSFGGLANVDVCAEEINHPSESLKLKEGEFEAQDESFVETPSHIEQDVGKQANEMSDDDDDDDDDDDDGHTEDAEQGILEMADNLLEDIDPEEKSTEQIYVEESTESTTENAVEVEPESEEHTEVKDDLPDNENQEETNHVYSSTNDFVEDAADSTSDINSRSLIEMKDTYIDYSDETYSEVIDVLDEVHHHCSTHTGEYEAENSTDEKNASKMMDAMKKETPKLVNDSETEVTEDMISNEILNTDAVDASEKDLNTENVNEGSDLDSDAEEMDLDISNMPQQNMVKTEDEEKDLSHDTEPVEDILPFEEEEADLRPLEGETEVISEEHLTESQEQTEKTENEGDQEDQLEEQRDKWQESTLERENQENPDSMEHKEECNQPQEEEDIMDIPLDDPEANKAAAKIQAGFRGHMTRKKMKPGEKPNEEVSSSGEGLNGSQGDSAGGTDGVETDATSGPEQ
- the LOC113115090 gene encoding coiled-coil domain-containing protein 1 isoform X4; the protein is MSVPFSNTNLRIPRGFGNLLEGLAKEVLRDQPEDIPTFASIYFSNLLKAREESGLDPAEWGAKLEDRFYNNHSFKGTAIQGNYISPKINTRNNAGRSETFGDNETLSSQLKDPNTNISEDTEVKQKYELDKKLDEESGETERGPDVDIPYVGTADVDICAQELKDPSRTPEQTSEVLKDEEVAKEAVDIDICRSELEPTPLPSFGGLANVDVCAEEINHPSESLKLKEGEFEAQDESFVETPSHIEQDVGKQANEMSDDDDDDDDDDDDGHTEDAEQGILEMADNLLEDIDPEEKSTEQIYVEESTESTTENAVEVEPESEEHTEVKDDLPDNENQEETNHVYSSTNDFVEDAADSTSDINSRSLIEMKDTYIDYSDETYSEVIDVLDEVHHHCSTHTGEYEAENSTDEKNASKMMDAMKKETPKLVNDSETEVTEDMISNEILNTDAVDASEKDLNTENVNEGSDLDSDAEEMDLDISNMPQQNMVKTEDEEKDLSHDTEPVEDILPFEEEEADLRPLEGETEVISEEHLTESQEQTEKTENEGDQEDQLEEQRDKWQESTLERENQENPDSMEHKEECNQPQEEEDIMDIPLDDPEANKAAAKIQAGFRGHMTRKKMKPGEKPNEEGEQTE